The nucleotide sequence GCGCCTGGCATCTTCTCCTTTTCTGTTTGGACCGTACTAGATTTAGCTTAATAAAACCGCAACCTATCATATAATATACAAAAATGGCTGTTTATGTATATTATATGATAGGTTGAGTGTAATTCAATGGAAATTTAACTTCCCCGCAAACCCGGGCAAAAGCTACAGATTGTCTTTGTTGCTATAGAAATATCTATATTTTACGCTAAATAGTTGTTATAATTATAGATTTACCTATATTTGTAAATCTAATATAGAAGGATATGTATAGCAATTTATATGAAAAGTCCGGAAGTGATATAATTCGGGAGTTGGGGAAACGGTATAGTGATTACCGCAAACGGATGGGATATACCCAAAAAGAAGTTGCCGAAAAATCCGGGTTGAGTGTATTTACTATAAGTTCTTTCGAGAACGGATCTTCCACAGGAATCACATTAGCCTCATTCATAAAATTGCTTCGGGCAATTGATAGTCTGGACGAAATAGAAAAGATCTTACCGGAATTGCCCGAAAGTCCACGAGCTTTATTTAAGAAACAAAATAAAAAGTAGTCTATGGAAACAAATGTGGTAAAGGTGAAACTATGGGGAATAGAAGTAGGCTACCTTTCGTGGGATAAGAAATCAGGTGTAGCCGTTTTCGAATATGAGCCTTCATTCCTGGAATTGGGATTAAATATCGCACCATTGACTATGTCAATAGATTCCCCCCGGAGCCAGAAACAACTGCCGTGGACAGGAGATAAAGATAAACTCTACCAGGGACTCCCGCCTATGATTGCAGATTCTTTGCCCGACAAATGGGGAAATTCTCTGTTTAAGGCATGGCTAAAGAATAACAATATTCCAGCGAAGAAAACAAATCCGGTAGATCATTTGTCATTTATTGGTAGCAGGGCAATGGGAGCATTGGAATACGAGCCTGCTCAAGAATTAGGTGATTACTCTGCGTTCTCGGTCGATGTGCAAATATTGTATGAGTTTGCCAGGCAGGTATTAAACGAGAGAGAGGGTACCGTGTTAAATGAAGAAAATTCTATTCTGTGGCAGGATTTAGTAAAAATAAGTTCATCGCCAGGAGGAAAACGACCGAAAGCGATTGTAGCCCTGAATAGAACGACGGGGGAGGTTGTATCCGGACAAGGACTAATTCCCGAAGGCTTTCAGCATTATATTCTTAAGTATGATGATAATTCAGTATATCCTTATGCTAAGCTGGAATATATTTATTACCGGATGGCACTGGATAGCGGAATTAATATGATGCCATCGGAGCTAAGGACTTACGAAGGAATAAAGCATTTCCTTACCCAACGTTTTGACCGCAACGGTAACGAAAAGATACATACACAAACACTGGCAGCCATGTCGCCAATGAGCGATAGCTACGAAGATATTTTTGCAGTAATCCGTCGACTTAATCTTCCATATGAAGATATCCGGCAACAATATCTGCGTATGGTATTCAACGTAATCGCCCGGAACGTGGACGACCATTCCAAGAACTTTGCATTCTGCATGAATCGGGCAGGAGTGTGGCGGTTATCACCGGCATACGATCTGACTTATAGTGTGGATATGGCTGCTCCAGCATATTCAAACAGGCATTCGTTAACGATAAACGGCAAGAGCGAGAATATTACGCGTGAGGATTTAGAAACAGTAGGCTTTAATAATGATATACCAGACAGCAAAGCCCTAATCGACACCGTAGCCTGTGCCATTGCTAATTTTGAGCATTACGCCAAGGAATTAGGCATTGATGAAAAATTAATCGAGAGTGTTAAAGCTGATTTTGTACAGATATAGTTTCTCCGAGTTAAAGGAGCAATAAAAGCTTCATCTACCGACTTTATCAATGATCCAAATCGTTCTATCTATGAAGGAGTTAAATTTATTAGCTATTTGAAATAATTTTATTTTGATTCAATTGGTTGATTTATACTTTTTTTATTCCGTTTTTGCAACTCCTCTATTGTTTTTTGCCTATGTTTTATTATTTTTATATCCATCTCTAAAGCTTTGTCGATAGGGACTTCTTTTTGACCTATATTGGCGCAATCTGTGTTTTTAATGAAAAACACACCTTTATATCTTTGATATAAGTTAATTGGATAAAACTCCTGTGGCATATGATGACTACCCTTAAACCGGGATAAGGTTAATTTGTTAAAATCAGGAGTTAAAGGAATATAAAAAGCATTGTCTTCAATGGAGTTTAAAGAGTATTCAATACTATTTTTAGGAGGAATACTTAACGAATTGTTTTTTCTGTTATAACATTCATCATAAGCCATAGATTTCCCATTTTCTATCAGAAACAGTAAAGGAGAATAACTTTCAGTGTATGTTTCACGCATATAACACCCGAAAGGCGTACAAGGTACAGCAGGATAAGTTGAAATGGGGTTAATATGTACTGCATGTCCGTAGATTATTGTTTTTACACATTCATTTTTGGCAAACTTGTCAATTAAAAATTTCGCATTTACAAACATGACAGAATCTCGTTGTCTGAATCTTTCTATTCCATCGTCTCCCATTTTCTTTGAGACTCTCAAAATATGCAAGATGCATTCGGTTTCTTCTGTTGTAAGTAGCTTTTCTATTTTTTCTCGATAAGCATCAAGAAAGTTAATTGCATCGCTAAGGTCTTCTTTCGTTAAAAGAAGGGAAAATTGATCAACTTCGGGTATCTTCAGCTCTTGATTTAGATTCGTAATAAAATCAAAAATATCCATAGCTGAATTTTGAGTTGAAGAATGGATTGAATTATAATCAAAACCATATAGTTTTACTTTAGAATCCTTTGTTTTATCCGAATTAAAGATTCGCAAATTATTTAAAAAATTAATTTCAGCTTGATCGATAACTGTTGAAGAATCAAGCTCGTAACTTTCATCCTGAATGAATCTATTATAAGCGAATGATTTTTCAAGGGGCATTTCCAGCAATATTAATTTGCAATTTAATCTTTCTACTGCCTGAAAAATTAATTGGTACGCTAAATTCTTTATACCATCGTTTCCATGTATTGACTCCCCTAATCCGATAATCTTTTTATTGAAAATTTCATTGATTTGCTCCAATTCAATTTTTTCATTACTATTTATAGTCGTGTAATTAGTTTTTCTATCTACAGTTAATGGAGGAAGAGCATTAATAGGAAATGCATCGATTGGTTTGCCATCAATTAATATATTCAACTTAGAAAAAGCGATGTATGCATCTTTATCAATATCTCCTTCTGCATTAATTCTGACATTCATCATCTTCGCATTTGTTAACGCTATGCTTTTTGAAGCTGAACTCAATACGGAATCTGGTATTAGCATTAAGGTATCAGAAAAAAGAGTGTTCTCCAGCCCATCTATAACATCCAAAACTACAGAAACAAGTTTTATGTTTTTTCCTTTACTTTCGAACTCAACTATAGCTTCTTTCATATTACTATCAGGAAGTAAAATCCGCTGCTCGAATTCCGTTTTTAACCGATTATAAAAAGGAAATCCTTTGAAATATATCTTCATAAAAAAATTACGGTTTGAATCTCGCCCGTAAGCGGACATACAGTAATTACTATATGACGCATTTTCAAGCCATGGGTAAGTTATTGTAGAGTCAGACTGCATGGTAAAATTTAAATCATATGCATTCGTATATGTTTGTCTTTCTAATTGTGCTGTACATGGCGTGGTAAAAATTAGAAACAGAAATAGAAGATAAGCTTTTGTGGTTGAATTCATTTTTTTATATTATTTGAAGAAAGTATTGATCCCTCCTCGCTTTACGTTTTCAGGTTTATGTTCAAGTCCACAATGATGTTATAAACATAGGTACTTTTTCTTCGCCAACTGTAAATCCACAATGTTCATAAAATCCGATTTCTTTGTCATAGGCAATAAGGATGATTCTCAAATAATCTTTATATTTTTCCGTGACCA is from uncultured Macellibacteroides sp. and encodes:
- a CDS encoding type II toxin-antitoxin system HipA family toxin, translating into METNVVKVKLWGIEVGYLSWDKKSGVAVFEYEPSFLELGLNIAPLTMSIDSPRSQKQLPWTGDKDKLYQGLPPMIADSLPDKWGNSLFKAWLKNNNIPAKKTNPVDHLSFIGSRAMGALEYEPAQELGDYSAFSVDVQILYEFARQVLNEREGTVLNEENSILWQDLVKISSSPGGKRPKAIVALNRTTGEVVSGQGLIPEGFQHYILKYDDNSVYPYAKLEYIYYRMALDSGINMMPSELRTYEGIKHFLTQRFDRNGNEKIHTQTLAAMSPMSDSYEDIFAVIRRLNLPYEDIRQQYLRMVFNVIARNVDDHSKNFAFCMNRAGVWRLSPAYDLTYSVDMAAPAYSNRHSLTINGKSENITREDLETVGFNNDIPDSKALIDTVACAIANFEHYAKELGIDEKLIESVKADFVQI
- a CDS encoding helix-turn-helix transcriptional regulator, which produces MYSNLYEKSGSDIIRELGKRYSDYRKRMGYTQKEVAEKSGLSVFTISSFENGSSTGITLASFIKLLRAIDSLDEIEKILPELPESPRALFKKQNKK
- a CDS encoding erythromycin esterase family protein; protein product: MNSTTKAYLLFLFLIFTTPCTAQLERQTYTNAYDLNFTMQSDSTITYPWLENASYSNYCMSAYGRDSNRNFFMKIYFKGFPFYNRLKTEFEQRILLPDSNMKEAIVEFESKGKNIKLVSVVLDVIDGLENTLFSDTLMLIPDSVLSSASKSIALTNAKMMNVRINAEGDIDKDAYIAFSKLNILIDGKPIDAFPINALPPLTVDRKTNYTTINSNEKIELEQINEIFNKKIIGLGESIHGNDGIKNLAYQLIFQAVERLNCKLILLEMPLEKSFAYNRFIQDESYELDSSTVIDQAEINFLNNLRIFNSDKTKDSKVKLYGFDYNSIHSSTQNSAMDIFDFITNLNQELKIPEVDQFSLLLTKEDLSDAINFLDAYREKIEKLLTTEETECILHILRVSKKMGDDGIERFRQRDSVMFVNAKFLIDKFAKNECVKTIIYGHAVHINPISTYPAVPCTPFGCYMRETYTESYSPLLFLIENGKSMAYDECYNRKNNSLSIPPKNSIEYSLNSIEDNAFYIPLTPDFNKLTLSRFKGSHHMPQEFYPINLYQRYKGVFFIKNTDCANIGQKEVPIDKALEMDIKIIKHRQKTIEELQKRNKKSINQPIESK